The Enterobacter huaxiensis sequence GACATCCCCGTCTGCTTTTCCGCTATGCGTGATGGCACAACGGCAATCATATCGCTGAGGGCCAGCACGTCCGGCAGGACTAAAAAGTTACTCACCGATAATCCTACATGCCGCGTTCGGCCAGTCTTCTCCAGCGCGCCATCCGTTACGCCGCGAAAACCGTCGCCCTCGTAAGAGACCAGCACATGCTCCAGAGCGCAAAACCGGTCTAACGTCATAGGCTTTCCGGCATCCGGATGGTCGGCACGCATCATGCAAACGTACCGTTCATCATAAAGCGCCCGGCTGTGTAGCTCGTCAGGCGTGGTATGCGGGGTGATCAGCGCCACGTCGACAGAGCCTTGTTCGAGCTGGCTGACCAGACGGTCGGATTCCACAGGCACCACGCGCACGCGAATACCCGGCGCCTGTACCTTAAGCGCAGCGATAAACGGCACGACGACCGCGCGCAGGGCGTAGTCGGTCGCGGCAAGCGTGAAGGTGAACGTTGCGGTGAGCGGATCAAAGGCGATCGGCTGAAGCAGCTCGTCGATATCTGCCAGAATGCGTTTGACGGGAGCCGCCATCGCTTCCGCCCGGGTGGTAGGCACGATGCCGTGCGGCGCGCGGATAAACAGCGGATCTTCAAAGTAATCCCGCAGGCGGTTAAGCATGCCGCTTACCGCTGGCTGGGTCAGGGCAAGACGCGCCGCCGCGCGGGTGACGCTGCGTTCGTCCAGCAGGGCATCCAGCGTTTTCAGCAGGTTAAGATCCAGCGTGCGCAGATCCGCTTTCATGACGTTTTTCCACCTCTTTTCCGTTTACTATTATGGCGCTGCCCGCTGTTGACGCGCTGCGTTTCCCGCTATGATGGGCGGCTAGTCTAAGGAGAACGCATGGTCTGGATAATGCTGGCAACGCTTGCCGTGGTGTTTGTGGTTGGATTTCGCGTCCTGACCTCAGACTCCCGCCGCGCCATCAAACGTTTAAGCGAGCGGCTGGGGATCACCCCGATGCCGGTCGAGTCGATGATTGACCAGTTCGGTAAAACGCCGGGCAATGAGTTTATCCGCTACCTTGAGCGCCCCGATGAGGCGCATCTGCAAAACGCGGCGCAGGTGCTGCTGATCTGGCAGGTCTGCATTGTTGATGGCAGCGAAGAGAACCTTCACACCTGGCACCGCATGCTGCGTAAAGCCCGCCTGGCCGCGCCGATCACCGATGCGCAAATCCGCCTCGCGCTTGGCTTTATGCGCGAGATGGAGCCGGACCCGCAGGAGCTCAACGCCTTTCAGCTGCGCTACAACCAGCTCTTCCTGCCGGAAGAGGGCGTGTTTTACCTGCACTGATATCACAAAACGTGATGAAGAGTATAAAGCATCGTCATTAGATTTATATCACCCGCAGGCGCACCATCACCTTATCAACTAACCGATGAGGTGAACCATGAAACAATCCGCCATTATCTGGCCGAACGACTACCTGCCCGGTACCACCGATAACTTTGCATCCAACGAAATCATCGTCGCCGGGTTGAGCGCAAAAGAGATTTGGGCGCAGCTTAACGACACCACCCTGTGGCCGAACTATTACAGCAACGCCAAAGATATCCGTTTTCACGACGGCAGCGGCCCGGTGCTGAGCGCCAATGCCCGCTTCCGCTTCACCACCTTTGGCTTTCCGGTTGAGGCGCAGGTGACGGAGTATGTTCCGCCTGTGGAGGGCGGAGCCGCGCGTATCGCGTGGCACGGCTGGGTTGAAGGGGATGCGAATTCGCGTCTGGACGTGATCCACGCCTGGCTGTTTGAAGACCTGCCGGGAAACCGCGTGCGCATTCTGACTCAGGAGTCGCAGAAAGGCGCGCCGGCGCAGGAACTTGCTCGCACCGTACCAAACCCAATGATTAACGGGCATCAGGAGTGGATCGTGGGATTAGCGAATGGCGCTCTTAAGGCTCGCGGGTAATTTTGCCCGGTGGCGCTTTGCTTACCGGGCCTACAAGCCCGTAGGCCGGTGCAAGCGCAGCGCCGCCCGGCATTAAAAAACGACAAAAGTTGTCGAAACGTTAAATTCGTCACACTTTTGATGATAAACTGCGCGACTTTTCCGCACGTTTTTATCTTCAGGTGACGCCATGACAGAACATATCCAGCCCACGACCAGACCGCAGACCAAAGAGGTTTCTCGCCCCAACTGGTCGGCGGTTTTCTCCGTGGCGTTCTGCGTCGCCTGCCTGATTACCGTTGAGTTTCTGCCGGTGAGCCTGCTGACGCCGATGGCGCAGGATCTGGGCATTTCCGAAGGCGTGGCGGGGCAGTCCGTCACCGTGACCGCCTTTGTGGCGATGTTCGCCAGCCTGTTTATCACCCAGGTGATTGGCACTATCGACCGCCGCAAGGTGGTCATTCTGTTTAGCGTGCTGCTGACGCTCTCCTGCCTGCTGGTCTCCTTCGCGGAGAACTTCACCCTGCTGCTGCTCGGTCGCGCCTGTCTGGGGCTGGGGCTTGGCGGCTTCTGGGCGATGTCGGCCTCGCTGACCATGCGCCTGGTGCCCGCGCGCACGGTGCCAAAAGCGCTTTCCGTTATCTTCGGTGCGGTCTCTATCGCGCTGGTGATTGCCGCACCGCTCGGCAGCTTCCTCGGTGGGATTATCGGCTGGCGCAACGTCTTTAACGCGGCGGCGGTGATGGGGCTTCTCTGCATCATTTGGGTGTGGAAAGCGCTGCCGTCGCTGCCGGGCGAAGCGGCTCACCACAAACAGAACATGTTCGCGCTGCTGAAGCGCCCCGGCGTGATGGCGGGGATGACCGCCATCTTTATGGCCTTTGCCGGACAGTTTGCCTTCTTTACCTACATCCGCCCGGTGTTTATGACCATGGCGGGCTTTGACGTGGACGGCCTGACGCTGGTGCTGCTGAGCTTCGGTATCGCCAGCTTTGTCGGCACCTCGCTGTCGTCCCAGTTCCTGAAACGCTCCCTGAAGGTGGCGCTGGCGGGCGCGCCGCTGGTGCTGGCAATGAGCGCGGCGGTGCTGGTGCTGTGGGGAAGCGATAAGCGGGTCGCGTCGGCGATTGCGATTATCTGGGGCTTTGCCTTTGCGCTGATCCCGGTGGGCTGGTCTACGTGGATCACCCGCTCGCTTGCCGATCAGGCGGAAAAGGCCGGGTCGATTCAGGTGGCGGTGATTCAGCTGGCGAACACCTGCGGCGCGGCGGTGGGCGGCGTTGCGCTCGACCATCTGGGGCTGACGTCACCGCTGGTGATTTCCGGCACGCTGATGCTGCTGACGGCCCTGCTGGTGGCAGGGAAGGTTAAGGCGAAGTAGTGCTTTTCTCCCTCTCCCGTGGGAGAGGGTTGGGGTGAGGGGACATCAGGCTACGCCGATGCCTTAACCCTTCTGCGCGAATCCATCGAAATCAGCACCACCGACGACACAATCAGCAGCGTCCCCAGCCAGTCCGGCAATGTAAACGCCACGCCCAGCAGCAGCACCGACAGCAGCGCGCTGCTCAGCGGCTCGGCGCAGCTCAGAATGCTCGCCTTCGGCCCGCCGATCATCTGTGCGCCTTTCAGGTACAGGCTGAACGTCAGCGCGGTGCCAATCACCACCAGATAGAAAAACGCCAGCAGCAGGCTGCCGTCAATCACGAACGTGGTCCCGCGCCCGGCGTAGAACGGCGTCAGCATTAGGCCGGCAATCAACATGCTCCAGCCGACAATCGGCAGCGTGCCGTAGCGGGCGATCAGCGTCGACGGATACGTGGTATAAAACGCGGCGGCAAACGCCGAGGCGATGCCGAAGAACAGCGCGGCAGGCGAGATGGAGAGCGAGGTTGGGTCGCCGTGGGTCACCAGCAGAAACGTGCCGATAAGCGACGTCAGAATGGCCGACAGCACAAACACGCCGGGGCGCTTTTTCCGCGCCAGGGCGAACCACGCCACGATGATGGTCGGGGACAGGAACTGCAGCACGGTAGCGGTCGCGGCGTTGGATTTTTCAATCGTCAGCAGGAAGGTGAGCTGCACGGTGAGCGCGCCGACGAGTGAGAAAATCAGCAGGCTGAGGGCGTCTTTGCGATGCTTGATGACCGAGAAAATCTTGTCGCCGTGCACGAAGGATAACGTCAGCAGGATCACGCCGGTAAACAATAGGCGAACCATGGTCAGGTAAGGCGAAGAAATGTGGCTTTTCTCCATGATGTACTGCGCGCAAACCCCCGAGCTGCCCCATAAAACGGCGGCGATCAGGACGTTTAGCATCCCTTTGCGTGTGGAACCCATGTTCTCCCCTGCTATGTTGTCTTTAATTCGGTCAACAGCATAGCATGGTTGTGTGCGGCCTGATGCCCTCACCCCGGCCCTCTCCCACGGGGAGAGGGAGCAAACACTAAAAACGGCAACGTTGCGTTGCCGTTTTGCTTTTACCTTAGAACCACGCCTCCCACATCGCGCCGACGTTGAAGTCGTCGAGGGTTTCGTCTTTGGTGTTGTTCACGCGCGCGGTGCGTTCGTTATCCACCTTACCGCCGGTCACGTAGAAGCGCAGCATCGGGCGGAACTCCGGCCCCATGGCGATGGACATGTTCTGCGACAGGGTCAGCTTCCAGCCCTTGTTGTCGCCGCCGTTGTCATAATCAACGTGCTGCCAGCCCGCTTCCAGCCAGGTCGAGTGAACGTCGTTCCACCAGTGCATCGGGCGCACGATGGCGTTGTAGTTCTTACGGTTGTCGGTGCTGTCACGGCTGTTGTCGTAGTCGTGGAAGGCGAGGATGTACTCTACCTGCGTCGCCTGGGTGAATTTGTACAGCCCTTCGAAGCTGGCGTAGACCGTGGTCAAATCCTCGGTTTTATTGAACACGCTGTTGTCCGAGTTATCGGAGTAGCGGGCGATCACCTTGTTCACGCCGCTGTCGTTGGTGTGGCTCAGCACCACGCCGCCCTGCCAGGCGTTCAGACGCTCGTCGCTCTCAATGGCTTTGGAGTCAAAGCCGTAGTTGGCGTACAGCTCCAGGTCGATAGGGCCGAGCTTCATGCCGTGAATTTTTGAGGTCGCGGCGTAGTTGCCCTTGTCGCCCGTGCCGGAGCCGCCGGTACAGGTGATGCGCGACGGGTTGGCCTCATCCTCCATCACTTCCGGGCTACAGGATTCCACCGCCGCCACGGTCGCAACGTCAAACTGCACGCCGCCGATATCGAAGTTCTTCACCCCGGCGCCCTGGCCGTCGTGGTTCATCCAGAAGTAGTCGTTGATGCCCTGCTGCGGACGCTGGTGGAAGTCACGGCCGGCCCAGAAATAGGCGTTCGGGTTGGAGGCCATAATGTTGGTCACCCCCGCGTAGGCTTTTTTCAGGTTAACCTCGTCTCCCCAGTGGTCGATCATCACGTTAACGTCCCAGATGGCGCCGTTTTCACCCTTGAAGGCCTTGGAGAGCTGGAACTCCCCGCCGTTGCCTTCGTTGCCCAGACGACCAATCGCGGACGCGCCGTTGTAGGAACCGTCCACCGCCACGTATTTCTGATCCGCGGCCTGGAAGTGCGCGCCGTAGCGGGCGTAGCCGGTAAATTTAATCCCGAACGGGATCGCCATATCGGGAGACTGCGCCGCGCTTTGCGGCTCGGTCACCACGTCCGCTTTTTTCGCGACCGCCGCGTCCATTTTGGCCTGACGATCTGCCAGGGCTTTGTCCACCGCTTTGGCCACAATGGCGTCGATTTGCTCCTGGGTGAATTCTTGTGCGAGCACGGAAATTGGGCAAAGCGCGGCGATAACCGCCATTGTTAATGGAAGTTTTTTAATCGTATTCATGGTTATCTCAATATAGTTTAATTTTATTCAGACAATAACCATCCCGCTCCGATCTGACAGAGTATGTCGCTATCATCAGAACAAGTGGATCTCTATTTAGGGTACAGAGGTATTACAGTAATTTTATTTCGCCATAGACTATCTCTGATATAGATGAATAATTTCTTCGGATAATTCACGCGCTAATAAGGAATTCATTAAGTGATCCTGCGCGTGCACCATAATTAAGGTCATCGGCTGGCGGGCTTCGCCCGCATCCTGCTCGATCAGTTTGGTCTGCATCTTGTGCGCCTGGCGCGCGTAGCCATCGGCTTCGCGCAGCAGGCTTTTCGCTTCGTCGATGTTGCCCTGACGCGCCGCGTGCAGCGCTTCAAAGCACAGGCTGCGGGACTGACCGGCATTGACGATAATTTCCATTACGGCTTCTTCTAAGACGATCATCACTATTACTCTCTGTCAAAACTGTTATTCAACGCGGTGGCGGCAAACCACTCTCCGCTCTTTTTAATAGTGCGCTTCTGCGTGGCTAAATCGAGCTGGATAAACCCGTAGCGATTTTTGTACGCATTGCACCATGACCAGTTATCAATAAACGTCCACATATGGTAGCCAAGACAATTGCACCCTTCGATAATACCCTTATGCAGCCAGGCTAAATGCTCAGAAATAAACTCAATGCGGTATTGATCGTTTATCTGGCCGTTTTCAATAAAGCGCTGCTCGTTTTCGACGCCCATGCCGTTTTCAGAAATAAAGCAGCGTGGGTTGCCGTAATTGTCGCGCAGGTTGACCAGAATATCGTAAATACCCGGCTCGTAGATTTCCCAGCCGCGGTACGGGTTCATCTTGCGGCCCGGCATCTCGTAGCTATCAAAGAACCACTCCGGCATAAACGGCGCCTGCGGGTTCACCGCGCTGTCGCGACACTTCACGCGACGCGGCTGATAGTAGTTCACGCCGAGCAGGTCGATTTTCCCTTCCGCAATCAGGAAACCGTCTTCCGGTTTACAGGCGGGTAATTGATCGTAGGATTTCAGCAGCGCTACGAGGTCCGCCGGGTATTCGCCGCGCAGGACCGGGTCAAGGAAGCTGCGGTTAAACATCAGGTCCGCAACGTTTGCCGCCTTCACGTCTGCCGGGTTCTGCGAGCGCGGATAGGACGGCGTCAGGTTCAGCACGATGCCAATTTCACCCGCGTAATGCCCGGCGCGATAGGCGCGGACGGCCTGCGCGTGGGCCAGCACGGTGTGATACGCCACGGTGGCTGCCCGCTTGAAATCCACCACGTTCGGATAGTGGAAGTCGTACAGATAGCCGCCTTCCACCGGCACGATCGGCTCGTTGAAGGTAAACCAGTGCAGCACGCGGTCGCCGAACAGCTCGAAGCAGATCTGCGCATAGCGGGCGTAAGCGTCCACCACGTCGCGGTTTTCCCAGCCGCCGATTTCCTGCATCGCCATCGGCATGTCGAAGTGGAACAGGGTCATAAACGGCGTGATGCCCTGCTCGTTTAGCTCATCAATCACCTGATTGTAAAAATCGACCGCTTCCGGGTTCACTTCACCGATGCCGTCGGGGATCAGGCGCGCCCAGCTAATCGAGGTGCGAAAGCTGTTGTGGTTCAGCTGCTTTAACAGCTGAATATCCGTTTTCCAGTGCTGATAGAACGTGGAGGTATGCTGCGGCCCCACGCCGTTGTGAAAACGGTTCGGCTCGCGGGCAAACCAGTAATCCCACGTGGTTTCACCCTCTCTTGCCCCTTCCGTCTGGAGAGCGGAGCTCGCGCTGCCCCACCAGAAGCTATCGGGAAATGCGTATTTCATGACCATTCCTCTTTGACTTAATTGCTAACTGTTTCAGCGTTACCGACGGTTGCCTGGGCCTTCTGCTCTTCGTTTTTGATGAGCGTACGCTCATAGGCGCGCAGGAACGGCAGATACATCAGCGCGGACATCACCATACAGACCAGACACATCACCACCGGGCTGAGCGCCCAGTTTGCCGCCCACGACGCGCCAATCGGTGCAGGGGTTGTCCACGGCGTTAACGACACAACCTGTGCCAGCCAGCCAAGCCGGGTTGCGCCGTACGCCAGGCAGGCGTTGACCAGCGGAACGAACACGAACGGGATAAACAGCATCGGGTTCATGATGATCGGCGCGCCGAACAGAATCGGCTCGTTGATGTTAAAGAAGCTTGGCACAACGCCCATTTTACCGATGGTGCGCAGGTGGGTAACGCGGCTGCGCAGCAGCAGGAACGCCAGCGGCAGGGTTGAACCTACGCCGCCAATCAGCAGGTAGTGATCCCAGAAGCCCTGCAGGTAAACGTGCGGCAGCGCCGCGCCTGCGGCGAGCGCCGCCTGGTT is a genomic window containing:
- a CDS encoding LysR family transcriptional regulator yields the protein MKADLRTLDLNLLKTLDALLDERSVTRAAARLALTQPAVSGMLNRLRDYFEDPLFIRAPHGIVPTTRAEAMAAPVKRILADIDELLQPIAFDPLTATFTFTLAATDYALRAVVVPFIAALKVQAPGIRVRVVPVESDRLVSQLEQGSVDVALITPHTTPDELHSRALYDERYVCMMRADHPDAGKPMTLDRFCALEHVLVSYEGDGFRGVTDGALEKTGRTRHVGLSVSNFLVLPDVLALSDMIAVVPSRIAEKQTGMSVCETPVPVPGFTKSMAWHGRTHRNLAQAWLRGLLLETSQRA
- a CDS encoding DUF1198 domain-containing protein, whose product is MVWIMLATLAVVFVVGFRVLTSDSRRAIKRLSERLGITPMPVESMIDQFGKTPGNEFIRYLERPDEAHLQNAAQVLLIWQVCIVDGSEENLHTWHRMLRKARLAAPITDAQIRLALGFMREMEPDPQELNAFQLRYNQLFLPEEGVFYLH
- a CDS encoding SRPBCC domain-containing protein codes for the protein MKQSAIIWPNDYLPGTTDNFASNEIIVAGLSAKEIWAQLNDTTLWPNYYSNAKDIRFHDGSGPVLSANARFRFTTFGFPVEAQVTEYVPPVEGGAARIAWHGWVEGDANSRLDVIHAWLFEDLPGNRVRILTQESQKGAPAQELARTVPNPMINGHQEWIVGLANGALKARG
- the nepI gene encoding purine ribonucleoside efflux pump NepI yields the protein MTEHIQPTTRPQTKEVSRPNWSAVFSVAFCVACLITVEFLPVSLLTPMAQDLGISEGVAGQSVTVTAFVAMFASLFITQVIGTIDRRKVVILFSVLLTLSCLLVSFAENFTLLLLGRACLGLGLGGFWAMSASLTMRLVPARTVPKALSVIFGAVSIALVIAAPLGSFLGGIIGWRNVFNAAAVMGLLCIIWVWKALPSLPGEAAHHKQNMFALLKRPGVMAGMTAIFMAFAGQFAFFTYIRPVFMTMAGFDVDGLTLVLLSFGIASFVGTSLSSQFLKRSLKVALAGAPLVLAMSAAVLVLWGSDKRVASAIAIIWGFAFALIPVGWSTWITRSLADQAEKAGSIQVAVIQLANTCGAAVGGVALDHLGLTSPLVISGTLMLLTALLVAGKVKAK
- a CDS encoding EamA family transporter, whose product is MGSTRKGMLNVLIAAVLWGSSGVCAQYIMEKSHISSPYLTMVRLLFTGVILLTLSFVHGDKIFSVIKHRKDALSLLIFSLVGALTVQLTFLLTIEKSNAATATVLQFLSPTIIVAWFALARKKRPGVFVLSAILTSLIGTFLLVTHGDPTSLSISPAALFFGIASAFAAAFYTTYPSTLIARYGTLPIVGWSMLIAGLMLTPFYAGRGTTFVIDGSLLLAFFYLVVIGTALTFSLYLKGAQMIGGPKASILSCAEPLSSALLSVLLLGVAFTLPDWLGTLLIVSSVVLISMDSRRRVKASA
- a CDS encoding carbohydrate porin → MNTIKKLPLTMAVIAALCPISVLAQEFTQEQIDAIVAKAVDKALADRQAKMDAAVAKKADVVTEPQSAAQSPDMAIPFGIKFTGYARYGAHFQAADQKYVAVDGSYNGASAIGRLGNEGNGGEFQLSKAFKGENGAIWDVNVMIDHWGDEVNLKKAYAGVTNIMASNPNAYFWAGRDFHQRPQQGINDYFWMNHDGQGAGVKNFDIGGVQFDVATVAAVESCSPEVMEDEANPSRITCTGGSGTGDKGNYAATSKIHGMKLGPIDLELYANYGFDSKAIESDERLNAWQGGVVLSHTNDSGVNKVIARYSDNSDNSVFNKTEDLTTVYASFEGLYKFTQATQVEYILAFHDYDNSRDSTDNRKNYNAIVRPMHWWNDVHSTWLEAGWQHVDYDNGGDNKGWKLTLSQNMSIAMGPEFRPMLRFYVTGGKVDNERTARVNNTKDETLDDFNVGAMWEAWF
- a CDS encoding PTS lactose/cellobiose transporter subunit IIA, producing the protein MIVLEEAVMEIIVNAGQSRSLCFEALHAARQGNIDEAKSLLREADGYARQAHKMQTKLIEQDAGEARQPMTLIMVHAQDHLMNSLLARELSEEIIHLYQR
- a CDS encoding glycoside hydrolase family 1 protein translates to MKYAFPDSFWWGSASSALQTEGAREGETTWDYWFAREPNRFHNGVGPQHTSTFYQHWKTDIQLLKQLNHNSFRTSISWARLIPDGIGEVNPEAVDFYNQVIDELNEQGITPFMTLFHFDMPMAMQEIGGWENRDVVDAYARYAQICFELFGDRVLHWFTFNEPIVPVEGGYLYDFHYPNVVDFKRAATVAYHTVLAHAQAVRAYRAGHYAGEIGIVLNLTPSYPRSQNPADVKAANVADLMFNRSFLDPVLRGEYPADLVALLKSYDQLPACKPEDGFLIAEGKIDLLGVNYYQPRRVKCRDSAVNPQAPFMPEWFFDSYEMPGRKMNPYRGWEIYEPGIYDILVNLRDNYGNPRCFISENGMGVENEQRFIENGQINDQYRIEFISEHLAWLHKGIIEGCNCLGYHMWTFIDNWSWCNAYKNRYGFIQLDLATQKRTIKKSGEWFAATALNNSFDRE